In one window of Gouania willdenowi chromosome 8, fGouWil2.1, whole genome shotgun sequence DNA:
- the mrpl12 gene encoding large ribosomal subunit protein bL12m yields MYCTRRCLRSVMRVAVNSHRLELQRHTPSSCSFRLLKTSSASQSDAIAPPQLDGAPKQYSPKIQQLVNDIATLTLLEVSDLNELLKKTLNIQDVGMMPMGAMAGSALPAATAAEEEDVPAKKEKTHFVVKLTELKATDKVKLIKEVKNCIQGLNLVQAKKLVESLPQEIRASASKEEAEKLKAALEAAGGTVVLE; encoded by the exons GTTAGAGCTTCAGCGACACACGCCGTCCTCGTGCTCCTTCAGACTTCTGAAAACCAGCTCAGCCTCACAGTCAgatgccattgcccccccacaGCTGGATGGAGCACCCAAACAGTATTCCCCCAAAATCCAACAGCTTGTCAACGACATCGCCACCCTCACCTTGTTAGAGGTGTCAGACCTCAATGAGCTTCTGAAG AAAACACTGAACATCCAAGATGTTGGGATGATGCCGATGGGAGCCATGGCAGGGTCAGCTCTACCTGCAGCTACG GCTGCTGAGGAGGAAGATGTCCCAGCTAAGAAAGAGAAGACTCACTTTGTAGTAAAACTAACAGAATTAAAAGCAACTGATAAAGTCAAGCTTATAAAAGAAGTGAAGAACTGCATCCAAGGCCTGAATCTCGTTCAG gcaaaGAAGCTGGTGGAGTCTCTACCTCAGGAGATTAGGGCCAGTGCATCCAAAGAAGAGGCAGAGAAGCTTAAAGCAGCCCTGGAGGCAGCAGGTGGCACAGTGGTGTTGGAGTAG